The following are encoded together in the Magnetospirillum gryphiswaldense MSR-1 v2 genome:
- a CDS encoding endonuclease/exonuclease/phosphatase family protein, translating to MRVISLNTWKGDGAYGARLAAMTEALVELRPDVVLLQEVLDAPALGLHTGNTIAARLGCHVANLALREKPRNIEGIRADSRSGLAVLSRFPIRSTLSIPLPDHADDGERAALVVEIDAPAGPLTVTNLHLTHLAQNDLRQRQLAAAQQVTKRPGTALIGGDFNAPIESFALNATGWRDCRSELGQPPQSTLTGQPDGPCIDHLLWAGRGRPPKTWRVDLDRLTQDGQPAISDHCAVVVDLAD from the coding sequence ATGCGCGTCATCAGTCTGAACACCTGGAAAGGCGACGGCGCCTATGGCGCCCGTCTGGCCGCCATGACCGAAGCCCTGGTCGAGTTGCGCCCCGACGTGGTGCTGTTGCAGGAAGTCCTCGACGCTCCGGCCCTGGGTCTGCACACCGGCAACACCATCGCTGCCCGCCTGGGCTGCCATGTGGCCAATCTGGCCTTACGGGAAAAGCCGCGTAACATCGAAGGCATCCGCGCCGACAGCCGGTCGGGACTGGCGGTGCTGTCGCGCTTTCCCATCCGCTCGACCTTGTCCATCCCCCTGCCCGACCATGCCGACGACGGCGAACGCGCCGCCCTGGTGGTGGAAATCGACGCCCCTGCCGGGCCGTTGACGGTGACCAACCTGCATCTGACCCATCTGGCGCAAAATGATCTGCGGCAACGGCAATTGGCCGCCGCCCAGCAGGTGACCAAGCGTCCCGGTACCGCCCTGATCGGCGGCGATTTCAATGCCCCCATCGAAAGCTTTGCCTTGAACGCCACCGGCTGGCGCGATTGCCGCAGCGAATTGGGGCAACCGCCGCAATCGACCCTGACCGGCCAGCCCGATGGCCCGTGCATCGACCATCTGTTGTGGGCGGGTCGCGGACGTCCGCCCAAAACCTGGCGCGTCGACCTGGACCGGCTGACCCAGGACGGCCAGCCGGCGATCAGCGATCATTGCGCCGTGGTGGTCGATCTGGCCGATTAG
- the phnG gene encoding phosphonate C-P lyase system protein PhnG yields MLSQTKDTDARRQWMGVLAKSDESRLAHFWADLQSLPAWDYLRRPEVGLVMVRGRMGGDGGPFNLGEMTVTRCSVRLQNGVVGHAWVAGRSARHAEMAAIADALMQDEDWRATVDEKLLAPLQARLDHDRATDARKAAATRVDFFTMVRGED; encoded by the coding sequence ATGCTCTCGCAAACCAAAGATACAGATGCCCGCCGCCAATGGATGGGGGTGTTGGCCAAGTCGGATGAAAGCCGCCTCGCCCATTTTTGGGCCGACCTGCAAAGCCTGCCCGCCTGGGACTACCTGCGCCGCCCGGAAGTGGGGCTGGTGATGGTGCGTGGGCGCATGGGTGGCGATGGCGGTCCGTTCAATCTGGGCGAAATGACCGTGACCCGCTGCTCGGTGCGGCTACAAAACGGTGTGGTCGGTCATGCCTGGGTGGCCGGGCGCTCGGCCCGCCATGCCGAGATGGCGGCCATCGCCGACGCCCTGATGCAGGACGAGGACTGGCGGGCAACGGTCGATGAAAAGCTGTTGGCGCCGTTGCAGGCGCGGCTCGATCACGACCGCGCCACGGATGCGCGCAAGGCCGCCGCCACCCGTGTCGATTTCTTCACCATGGTCCGCGGAGAGGATTGA
- the phnH gene encoding phosphonate C-P lyase system protein PhnH, with amino-acid sequence MNALAPQTGLLPGFTDPVADSQKMFRAVLEAMSRPGTIVTAPVLPVAPQPVNPVAAALVLALADYETPLWLDPAARQPGLVEYVRFHCGCPLVEAPAQAAFALVTDAKSMPPLSAFHLGSDEYPDRSTTVIVQVPHLDGGESWRLKGPGIRDQAILAAGQLPSAFKAWVQDNHALFPRGVDLLFAAPGQLAALPRSTLLEG; translated from the coding sequence GTGAACGCACTTGCCCCCCAGACCGGCCTGTTGCCGGGTTTCACCGATCCGGTCGCCGATTCGCAAAAGATGTTCCGCGCCGTGCTGGAAGCCATGTCGCGTCCCGGCACCATCGTCACCGCACCGGTATTGCCGGTGGCGCCGCAGCCGGTCAATCCGGTGGCCGCTGCCCTGGTCCTGGCCCTGGCCGATTACGAGACGCCGCTGTGGCTTGACCCCGCCGCCCGCCAGCCGGGCTTGGTCGAGTATGTGCGTTTCCATTGCGGCTGCCCGCTGGTCGAGGCGCCCGCTCAGGCGGCCTTCGCCCTGGTCACCGACGCCAAATCCATGCCGCCGCTGTCCGCTTTTCATCTGGGCAGCGACGAATATCCCGACCGCTCGACCACGGTGATCGTCCAGGTACCGCATCTGGATGGCGGCGAGTCGTGGCGGCTGAAAGGGCCGGGCATCCGCGATCAGGCCATTCTGGCCGCCGGTCAATTGCCGTCGGCGTTCAAGGCCTGGGTCCAGGACAACCATGCGCTGTTCCCGCGCGGTGTCGATCTGTTGTTCGCCGCCCCCGGCCAGTTGGCCGCGCTGCCGCGTTCGACCCTGTTGGAGGGTTAG
- a CDS encoding DUF1045 domain-containing protein, whose protein sequence is MTTRYALYVIPEDGTALARLGEDWLSTLPADLTAEARVYGFHATLKAPFRLAPGQTEEQLRAACATLASQSAAIDEAPPVLARLHGFYALRPGQDSAAIQALAAEAVRRLDSFRAALNAGELAKRLAAPLSPRQRDLLEHWGYPYVFDEYRFHMTLTRRLDEAEAPMAEALLRPLVAEAEAEPLRIASICLMRQHDGSVFTLLQRFTLEGSCASSV, encoded by the coding sequence ATGACCACACGCTATGCCCTTTACGTCATCCCCGAGGACGGCACCGCCCTGGCCCGCCTGGGTGAAGACTGGCTGAGCACCCTGCCCGCCGATCTGACCGCAGAGGCGCGGGTTTACGGCTTTCACGCCACCTTGAAGGCGCCGTTCCGTCTGGCCCCGGGCCAGACGGAAGAGCAGTTGCGGGCCGCATGCGCGACCCTGGCCAGCCAATCCGCCGCCATTGACGAAGCCCCGCCCGTCCTGGCCCGCCTGCATGGCTTTTACGCCCTGCGACCCGGCCAGGATTCCGCCGCCATTCAGGCCCTGGCGGCCGAGGCGGTGCGCCGTCTCGATTCCTTCCGCGCCGCCTTGAACGCGGGTGAACTGGCCAAGCGGCTGGCCGCGCCCCTGTCGCCGCGCCAGCGGGATTTGCTGGAGCATTGGGGCTATCCCTACGTCTTCGATGAATACCGCTTCCACATGACCCTGACCCGCCGACTGGACGAGGCCGAGGCGCCCATGGCCGAGGCGCTGTTGCGCCCGCTGGTGGCCGAGGCCGAGGCGGAACCCTTGCGCATCGCCTCGATCTGTCTGATGCGCCAGCACGACGGCAGTGTCTTCACCTTGTTGCAGCGCTTCACCCTGGAGGGATCATGCGCGTCATCAGTCTGA
- the phnF gene encoding phosphonate metabolism transcriptional regulator PhnF has product MTTTDLSRGAGTALWRQIAETLERDIIAGKVAPGHKLPTEHELAGQFDVNRHTVRRAIAALGEKGLVRIEQGRGTFVQESVIEYQVRRRTRFSENIAANKREASGRVVRVVEVPAEGAVAKALEIRKGSAVVMIERLAEADGRPMSVSAHYFPKGRFPDIAAIYQQSGSFTQALAHYGIADPIRRTTRVTARTARAGDSHLLQQPPNKPILMSEGINIDATGRPVEYTVARWASDRVQLVFEPGT; this is encoded by the coding sequence ATGACGACGACCGACCTGTCCCGCGGTGCCGGCACCGCGCTTTGGCGGCAAATCGCCGAAACCCTGGAACGCGACATCATCGCCGGCAAGGTGGCGCCCGGCCACAAACTGCCGACCGAGCACGAATTGGCCGGCCAGTTCGACGTCAACCGCCACACCGTGCGCCGGGCCATCGCCGCCCTGGGGGAAAAGGGGTTGGTGCGCATCGAACAGGGGCGCGGCACCTTCGTGCAGGAAAGCGTCATCGAATATCAGGTGCGCCGCCGCACCCGGTTCTCGGAAAACATCGCCGCCAACAAGCGCGAGGCCTCGGGCCGGGTGGTTCGGGTGGTGGAAGTGCCGGCGGAAGGGGCGGTGGCCAAGGCGCTGGAAATCCGCAAGGGCAGCGCCGTGGTGATGATCGAACGTCTGGCCGAGGCCGATGGCCGCCCCATGTCGGTCTCGGCCCATTACTTCCCCAAGGGCCGTTTTCCCGATATCGCCGCCATCTATCAGCAATCGGGCTCGTTCACCCAGGCCCTGGCCCATTACGGCATCGCCGACCCCATCCGCCGCACCACCCGGGTGACGGCGCGCACGGCGCGGGCGGGCGATTCGCATCTGCTGCAACAGCCGCCCAACAAACCGATCCTGATGAGCGAAGGCATCAACATCGACGCCACCGGCAGGCCGGTGGAATACACCGTGGCGCGTTGGGCCTCGGACCGTGTGCAACTGGTGTTCGAGCCGGGCACCTGA